A stretch of Malus sylvestris chromosome 11, drMalSylv7.2, whole genome shotgun sequence DNA encodes these proteins:
- the LOC126588182 gene encoding uncharacterized protein LOC126588182, translated as MEQELTHARGFIGVKTPHGCKSELIYTIRLSLLKPETLQLLPWKWEGPRSRSLTMTRKMKTSYDIADPGLTEGTWIPDISEKKDMLMVRIHWTKSTAPCKGLDLSIWKVIKS; from the exons ATGGAACAAGAACTAACACATGCACGTGGTTTTATTGGTGTGAAGACCCCTCATGGTTGCAAATCCGAGCTGATCTACACCATTCGCTTGTCTCTGCTGAAACCCGAAACCCTTCAGCTTCTACCATGGAAATGGGAAG GTCCTCGATCTAGAAGCTTAACAATGACAAGGAAAATGAAAACCAGCTACGACATTGCAGATCCTGGGCTTACAGAG ggCACTTGGATTCCTGACATATCCGAGAAAAAGGACATGTTGATGGTGCGGATCCACTGGACAAAAAGCACGGCACCTTGCAAAGGTCTTGATCTGTCGATATGGAAG GTCATAAAATCATGA
- the LOC126588174 gene encoding cytochrome P450 71AU50-like, producing the protein MALWIWATVGVLALVHVLQTWISKGKNKNKKLPPGPRGFPIFGSLHLLGKVPNRNLYQLAQKYGDIMYMRLGLHHNIVISSPRAAELFLKTHDLTFASRPPHEGAKHVIFGQTNMSFAEYGPYWRDMRKMCMLELLSNHKINSFKAMRREEVSLLIQSVQEDANNRRVPINLSDKIASLGVDLTCRLVFGKKYKDVEFDERGFTAVMKEAIQLVAAPNLNDHIPFLAPLDLQGLTKKMKAINKAFDAFFENIIDDHLQSKDEERTKDFVDVLLGHMGSEESDYRIERLHVKALMLDMFAASVDTPSTVILWAFSELLRHPQVMKKLQKELENVVGLNRMVEESDLEKLEYLDMVVKETLRLHPAVPLLLPHLSIEDCTVDGYHIPKNSRLIINAWAIGRDPSAWEDAEKFVPERFEGSNIDVKGKHFQLIPFGSGRRRCAGMQLGLTVIQFVLAQIVHCFDWELPDNMLPNELDMTEVFGLVVSRSKDLLLIPSYRLQN; encoded by the exons ATGGCACTTTGGATTTGGGCAACAGTTGGGGTGCTTGCACTTGTTCACGTCCTGCAGACATGGATATCAAAAggcaagaacaagaacaagaagctACCTCCTGGTCCGAGAGGGTTTCCTATCTTTGGCAGCCTCCACTTGTTAGGGAAGGTCCCTAACAGGAATCTTTATCAACTAGCCCAGAAATACGGCGACATCATGTACATGCGGTTAGGCCTCCACCATAACATTGTTATCTCGTCCCCACGAGCGGCCGAGCTGTTCCTCAAAACACACGACCTTACTTTTGCAAGTAGACCACCTCATGAAGGTGCAAAGCACGTCATCTTTGGGCAAACGAACATGAGCTTTGCTGAGTATGGCCCGTATTGGCGCGATATGCGAAAGATGTGCATGCTCGAATTACTTAGCAACCACAAGATCAACTCTTTCAAGGCCATGAGGAGAGAAGAGGTTTCTCTTCTGATTCAATCTGTTCAAGAGGACGCCAATAATCGACGGGTTCCTATCAATCTCAGTGACAAGATCGCATCGCTCGGCGTTGACCTGACCTGTCGGCTGGTGTTTGGGAAGAAGTACAAGGACGTGGAGTTTGACGAAAGGGGATTCACAGCGGTGATGAAAGAGGCTATCCAATTAGTAGCAGCACCTAACTTGAATGATCACATTCCTTTTCTTGCGCCACTTGACCTGCAAGGGCTCACTAAAAAAATGAAGGCTATCAACAAGGCGTTTGATGCTTTTTTTGAGAACATAATCGACGACCATCTTCAATCCAAGGATGAAGAAAGAACAAAGGACTTTGTTGATGTCCTGCTGGGCCACATGGGGTCTGAAGAATCAGACTACCGAATCGAACGCTTGCATGTCAAAGCCCTTATGTTG GACATGTTCGCAGCCTCAGTGGACACACCGTCAACAGTAATCCTGTGGGCGTTCTCAGAACTCCTTAGGCATCCACAAGTTATGAAGAAACTCCAAAAGGAGCTAGAAAATGTTGTAGGTCTCAATAGAATGGTGGAGGAATCAGACTTGGAGAAATTGGAGTACTTGGACATGGTAGTGAAGGAAACCTTGAGGCTACATCCTGCGGTACCATTGTTGCTCCCTCATTTATCCATCGAAGATTGCACTGTCGATGGGTACCACATACCGAAAAATTCGCGCCTTATCATAAATGCATGGGCAATTGGGAGAGACCCAAGTGCTTGGGAAGATGCAGAGAAGTTTGTACCAGAAAGGTTTGAGGGCAGCAATATTGATGTTAAAGGAAAACACTTTCAGCTTATACCATTTGGCTCTGGCAGAAGACGTTGCGCTGGAATGCAGTTAGGGCTTACTGTGATACAGTTTGTGTTGGCACAGATTGTGCATTGTTTTGATTGGGAACTTCCAGACAACATGTTGCCAAATGAGTTGGATATGACTGAGGTGTTTGGTCTTGTAGTTTCTAGGTCCAAGGATTTGCTCCTTATTCCTTCATATCGCCTTCAGAATTGA